A window of the Bacteroides thetaiotaomicron VPI-5482 genome harbors these coding sequences:
- a CDS encoding pirin family protein, whose amino-acid sequence MKKVIDRASSRGYFNHGWLKTHHTFSFANYYNPERIHFGALRVLNDDSVDPSMGFDTHPHKNMEVISIPLKGYLRHGDSVQNTKTITPGDIQVMSTGSGIYHSEYNDSKEEQLEFLQIWVFPRIENTKPEYNNFDIRPLLKPNELSLFISPNGKTPASIKQDAWFSMGDFDTERTIEYCMHQEGNGAYLFVIEGEISVADEHLAKRDGIGIWDTKSFSIRATKGTKLLVMEVPM is encoded by the coding sequence ATGAAAAAAGTAATCGACAGAGCTTCATCAAGAGGCTATTTTAATCATGGCTGGCTCAAAACCCACCACACATTCAGTTTTGCTAACTATTACAATCCGGAAAGAATCCATTTCGGAGCCTTGCGAGTGCTGAATGATGACAGTGTAGACCCGTCGATGGGATTTGATACTCATCCACATAAAAATATGGAAGTAATTTCCATTCCGTTGAAAGGGTATCTGAGACATGGCGACAGTGTACAAAATACGAAAACGATTACTCCCGGTGATATCCAAGTGATGAGTACGGGCAGTGGTATCTATCATAGTGAGTATAACGACAGCAAGGAAGAACAATTGGAATTCCTGCAAATATGGGTATTCCCCCGAATCGAGAATACGAAACCCGAATATAACAATTTCGATATACGTCCGCTGCTGAAACCGAACGAGTTATCTCTGTTCATTTCACCGAACGGCAAGACACCGGCCTCCATCAAACAGGATGCCTGGTTCTCTATGGGAGACTTCGATACGGAAAGAACCATCGAATATTGTATGCATCAGGAAGGTAACGGAGCTTATCTGTTTGTGATAGAAGGAGAGATCAGCGTGGCCGATGAACATCTGGCCAAACGTGACGGCATCGGAATATGGGATACCAAAAGCTTCTCTATCCGTGCTACTAAAGGGACCAAACTTCTGGTAATGGAAGTACCCATGTAA